The DNA segment CTAAATGGTTCCAAGAGTCAAAGCTACACAAAAAGATATATTCAGAAGTGTCATCTCGTCCCCTTTCTACCCCATTCCCTCCCATCTGCTGTAGGAAACTGATTCCATTGGTTTCTGCTTTATCCTTCCTGAgtttctttttgcaaaaataagcatataaacacacacacttgtgtgtctatttatatgtgtgtgtatatgtatacatagatttAACACCCCCCCCACCCTTTGTACACTCTTTTGCAGTTTGCTTTTTTCAGTTACTGTGTACTGGGGATCACTTTATGTGCTTGGagattttcttattcctttttacagctgtaGAGCAGCCAGTATTTAATAAGCTCAATCTTGGCTGGCAGCTCAGAGCAAATATTAAACTTGACCTCTGTGTGctgcatttatttctgggctttgctGGGCCAGTTTCCTTTCTGCCGTTTTCAGGGGAGCTCACTACATTCAGGACAGTCTGTGACCCTGGGTGGGCGGGAGTAGAAAATGTTTCCCTATTCCATGTCTGTTTTGGACTCATCAGACCTGAGAACATTAACaagtttgggggaagaaaaagaaatgggaagagaaagCATTCAGGATTATCAGTGTTTACACTCCCTTCATTTAATGGGTCTTGTCCTCAATTCCCCTTTTCCTGTGTTTCGTGTGAAGTAGTGTGCTAACCAGTGTGCCGTGCAGCTGGTAATGAGTGCCTGTCACGCTTTCACTCAGTCTTTCCCTCTAAAACAGGTTGCCCGGGAGAGTGGCCCACCCCACATGAAGAGCTTTGTGACCAGGGTGTCGGTTGGGGAGTTTGTGGGGGAAGGTGAAGGGAAGAGCAAgaagatttcaaagaaaaatgcTGCTATAGCTGTTCTTGAGGAGCTGAAGAAGTTGCCGCCCCTGCCTACAGTTGAGCGAGTGAAGcccagaatcaaaaagaaaacaaaatgcatagTCAGGGTAAGGACTTTTCTGAATGAAGAGGGCGTTTTCATTGCCCAAAGGCAGCTGGGGGGTTAGAAGGCTGGTGAAGGAGGTCGGGAGCTGGCAGGCACAGGCCCGGCCTTGGAGAGCCTTTACAGGGGCCACCTTGGGTTGCTCCACAGGAGTCCCAGGTTAGGCAACGACAGGGACACTGTGCTGGCTTCAGTGGAGGCCTCCGCAGGCGGCCACGCCCGTCTGGGTGCGGTCACAGTGAGAAGCTGTGTGTTGGCAGCCGCGCTGCCAGTCTGCGGGGAGAACAGTTAAATTGTGCTGCCTCCGTCTCATTGCCCACTGCGCGGTTCTGAACGCGCGGGATACTCCTGGGCGGGGAGATGTCTGGGGCAGGCGTAGGCGTCAGACGTATACACcttcttcttatttttgagtCACGTTAAAGAACCTATCAAAAATTATACTCTCTCTCACCCACCCAAAGAAGGGACAGGGGTCCATTCGGGGACAGTTATGAACACCAGGATCCGTTCTGATTGTCAGTATCGTTTCATGTTGTATCAAAATCCAAGTTTTTCTCACACACAAGTTAGCATATGGTTTCTGGATTTTGAGTCATTGTTAAGAAAGCTGGGAACCCATCCTTATAATGTAGACTTTTGGAAAGTTTTAGAAAGAATTTGTTATGTTTTTTCTACCTCTTCATTTACTGTCATATGTTGACATTTATTGTTCAAAAGCAGATGTTACAGTGATGCTTGCCTACTCGTATGAATGGTGATGTTGGTTTGCTAAGAAGACCTTAAAATCACCTCAGAGCGATCATAGAAAATCATTAGGCATCTTTCAATtaaagaaaggtttaaaaaagaTCTGATTAATTCTGAGCCGTTAGAACAACATAGAAGTAATCAACTGTCATGTCCTTGTCTCTGAATTGGCAAGGTCCTTACTGTGACTAACATGGCACATGGTTTCTACATTCATTGTTCCTCAGCTACAAAGCAGCCCGGAGTACGGCCAGGGGATGAACCCGATTAGCAGACTGGCCCAGATCCAGCAGGCAAAAAAGGAGAAGGAGCCAGAGTACCTCCTCCTCACTGAGCGAGGCCTCCCGCGCCGCAGGGAGTTTGTGATGCAGGTGGGTCAGCCGGCTTGTGGGCGGCCCTTCTCTGACCGCCTCCTGTCTCAGGGCCTGAGGTAGTCCAGCGGCCGGACACCTCTCCCCAGGAGGCCAGGTCCAGTGGGCACTCCCTGCCGCCAGATGTCACTGTTATTAGACCATGTTGCCTGCACTAATCTGATGCCTTAAAACGTGCTTGTCTGCACAGCACGCATGCTGCTGTATCAACAGGTAGGAGCCTGGACTCACTGCGCCTGTTTAGAGGAGTGGGGGAATCATGggtaacttttttctttgttacttCTTGAAAGTTACTATTGTTCTTCTCAGAAGCTTTATGAATTATAGAAAGGGTCTGCTTCTCCTGATCCTTCTGTAGAGCCTGGAGTTCGGGGATTGGGTTCACGCCTCAGATTTGTACAGAGCGTTTCTCCATGCACTCAGCTTATTAAACAGTTATTCACACGGGCAGctgaatgttttttttgtttttttttttttgcggtatgcgggtctctcactgttgtggcctctcccattgtggagcacaggctccggacgcgcaggctcagcggccatggctcacgggcccagcagctccgcggcatgtgggatcttcccggaccggggcacgaacccgtgtcccctgcattggcaggtggactctcaaccactgcgccaccagggaagccctgaatgtttGATTTGAATTTAATAGTGTTTTCTGGTGAAAAACAGAATACTTCACTCTGCATAGCAGTTTacagcttatatttttattttttatttatttatttatttttttgcggtgtgcgggcgtctcactgttgtggcctctcccgttgtggagcacgggctccggacgcgcaggcttagcggccatggctcacgggcccagccgctccgcggcatgtgggatcctccccgaccggggcacgaacccgcgtctgctgcatcggcaggcggactctcaaccactgcgccaccagggaagcccagtttacaGCTTATAAAGCACCATCAGTTAGCCTGGTGTGTTTCACCTCTGCAGTCAGAGGGCAGGAAGAGTAATGACCCTTCCATGTACAAGAGAAAATTGCAGTTTGTTGAGAGGCTCAGTAATTTGCCTAGGATCAAACGGCTGGTAGATGCCCGGTTGGGATTCAACCTCAGGCCCCTCTTCACAGGCCAGGGAGGGTTTCCTTGACTCTTTCGTGACGGGGCTTCTGGTTTTGGTCTGCGGTCAAGACCAGCTTGGAAGGGGATGGTAAGCAGTGATGTGTGCTGGAGTATGTGTAACAGCCAACTCTTAGGGAAAGGCAGTGTGTGTGGAGACTATACGCGTATATGCACACgtattatatgtacatatgtgtatattataaattttactgatAGGAAGGAAGTGTAGCATACAATTTACAAAAAATATGTAATACTCTTGTAAATTTCATACATCTGTGTGACAGTCACCAATAGCAGCGTTACAGAATGAGACTCGTGTGAATTCTTTATTCCCCTCAGGTTCAGCAAGGAGGTTTGCGTCTGTCATTGTTGAATGACTGTGGTACGAGCATGAGGActggttgatatttttatttacatcaaCAACAAAGACATGTCAGAACTTCACTCATTTAAACAATATGAATGGCTTCTTTGCTGAATCAGATAATACTTTTCCAAGACTGGAAGTTTCAGTTTTTTCTATTAGTTACGTCATGGCTGCAGACTTGACAACAAATTTAAAGATTAATCTGCGTTATTAACCTTTTCTCCATCACTTAAGCTTAAGAATAGACAATCAACAGTATAACTTAATCCTTGATAAGTAGTTGCAGATCTCTGTGGCGTAAGTACCCTCACTGTGGCCATTTTCTGTCTGAGTTGGAAAGAGATGTGTAGCTGCACATTGACACCATACACATACACGTGTGAAGAATCTCAAAAGCATAGACAGTTGTAAACTGGAGTCCAGTTAGGAAGTGATGAATTTGAGGTATTCATTCCCtctgtttgttaaaataatttgtttaattatAAGCTTATATACTTTAGTGTTTAATAATAGCTACCTTTAACAGCCACCTCTCCAAATTCCTCAGGATTTCATAATGGGCTCTCACAGGCTGGTCCAAGCCAGCCCCAGGGCACCACTGTTAAGCCATCCATCTTCTGACCATTCTGGGTTCTTTTCAGTTCCTGACCAGTCTTTATTCTAAAGGGTTAAGCCCTGATCTGAGTTCTGCCTTCTTTATGCAGGTGAAGGTGGGAAACCACACTGCAGAAGGATCAGGCACCAATAAGAAGGTGGCCAAACGCAATGCAGCCGAGAACATGCTGGAAATCCTTGGTTTCAAAGTCCCACAGGCTCAGCCCACCAAACCAGCCCTCAAATCAGAGGAGAAGGTGACTGCTCAGGGCTCTGTGTCCTTGCTCTCTAACTGCAAGATGACCTTCTCACCTCAGGACTCTGACTCCTCCAGGGCTAAGCTTCAGGGCAAGGCTTCATCCTCCTGGCAGTAAAGCAGCCCGGCTGAGCAGGGTCCTAGCATTTGGTTCATTATAATGTGGTCAGAAGGGGAGTTGCATGTCCATGGCTCCAAGCATGGTGCTGGGTTAAGTCGTTACTGTTTCAGTATCTTTGTGGTCTGGGATGCTTGGTGGAGGGCAGCTTGCTCCTCTCCTTTTGTGGGATGACGGGTAATTAATTGGACTTGAAATTaatgtgtgtgtgattttgtcattTGTGCTCTTAGAGTGAGTCCTGCATAAAAGACTCATCAGCCTTAGGCTTTTGTTAGTTGTGGAACACGCTTGGGACACTGAGACAGTGTGATGATAGAGTCAGGGCCAGATCCATAGTTTCGATTggggatttctttctctttgtgaatTGAACATTAGACAAAAATGATCCCATATTGAAAATTGCACTTCTGCCAAGGTTGGTAAGCAGTACCCTCAGTGAAAGCCTTGGCCGACCTTGTTTCCAGTCACTGGATGGTCCTTTCAGGATAAACTTGAAAACACCAGGACTGATTCAGTCATGTCTGTCAGCAGAGAGAAATGGCAGCAGCTGTGGCCACATAGTCAATAACTGGGATCCCAAACACTCATCAGAGAATCTGTAGAGATCCTGGACTTGGCTTTGGGGGTTTTCATTCCAGAATCTTACAGAGCATCATAGGCAGCTTTGTCTCCTCAGAAGAGAGACCTTTGTGTtcggcaattttttttttttttttttttttttgcagtacgcgggcctctcaccgctgcggcctctcccgttgcggagcacaggctttggacgcgcaggcccagcggccatggcttacgggcccagccgccccacggcatgtggggtcttcccggaccggggcacgaacccgcatcccctgcatcggcaggcggactcccaaccactgcgccaccagggaagccccaaaatttttATCTAGTAACATTTTCCCCCTACATTTGTTATCTTTGGTTATGTCATTTTATCTTTTAGTGGGACATGTGCTCCAGGaaatattctttgtttatttaattatttagcatcaacctaaaagtttttttttttttttttttttttttttttgcggtacgcgggcctctcactgttacggcctctcccgttgcggagcacaggctccggacgcgcaggctcagcggccgtggctcacgggcccagccgctccgcggcatgtgagatcttcccggactgaggtactaacccgcgtcccctgcatcggcaggcggactctcaaccactgcaccaccagggaagcccccaaaagttTCTTTCTTGGTCAGCTCTATCAATCTAACATCTTCAGGGTCCTTCTGGTTAAACGTTCCCCTCTCGTGAGCACAGAACAGAGGCCCCATCCCTTAGATGCTGTTCGTGGACAGGCTGACGTGGCTGAGAGTGTGCTTTGGGAGAAAGCAGGGGGCTCTGCTGTGGGCACATTGGCGGCACAAGCAGACCAGTGGTGGGGCCTTGGGAGAGGGCCTTTCTGCCAGTGCCCTCATcgtttaaaagtttataaaactaAGATTAGGGCTGGTTGGAGTTTGTTTAGTTTTGGACAGAAGGAACTAATTTTTCAACAGTTTGATTGATGCTCAtggccttttttttgtttttttttaagacaccCATAAAGAAACCAGGGGATGGAAGAAAAGTAACGTTTTTTGAACCTGGCTCTGGGGATGAAAATGGGACTAGTAAGTGTGAAGTTAATATTGTCTTGGTCTGACTGTGATTCTGGGCTTTGCATGGTTCCTGGTAATAGCAGGAACCTAGGTAATGAGTTAGTGGTCAGTGCTTGGTTCTGCATTATGCCTGTGCTGTTgtgtgtgctggggtggggggcagcgtGGGGTTTTACAGCATCTCTCCACGCGGCGTGCGTGGACTTGGGTTGATTTGTCTGCTTGTCCATCCCCAGGCCATAAAGAGGATGAGTTCAGGATGCCTTATCTTAGTCATCAGCAGCTGCCTGCTGGAATTCTTCCCATGGTGCCCGAGGTCGCCCAGGCCGTAGGAGTCAGTCAAGGGCATCACACCAGAGAGTTCAGCAGGGTAGCCCCGAACCCTGCCAAGGCCACGGTAACTGCCATGATAGCCCGAGAATTGTTGTATGGGGGCACCTCGCCTACAGCCGAGACCGTTTTAAAGAATAACATCTCTTCAGGCCACGCACCCCATGGACCTCTCACGAGACCCTCAGAGCAGTTGGACTATCTTTCCAGAGTCCAGGGATTCCAGGTAACTGTTGGGTCTGAGCTGTGTGGTCTGTACCTCAGTGCGGTCATCTCTGGTTTCTCTCAGTACTAAGTAACTTGTTTTTTTAAGTCAAGTTCTTTGTCTCGGGGGATGGTTGGGGGAAGCATGGTAAAGAGTGGTCCTGAGGAAGGGAGGAGGCACGGGAAGTATTAGAACCCTGGATGG comes from the Delphinus delphis chromosome 15, mDelDel1.2, whole genome shotgun sequence genome and includes:
- the STAU1 gene encoding double-stranded RNA-binding protein Staufen homolog 1 isoform X2, which translates into the protein MKLGKKPMYKPVDPYSRMQSTYNYNMRGGAYPPRYFYPFPVPPLLYQVELSVGGQQFNGKGKTRQAAKHDAAAKALRTLQNEPPPERLEVNGRESEEENLNKSEISQVFEIALKRNLPVNFESFPLKQVARESGPPHMKSFVTRVSVGEFVGEGEGKSKKISKKNAAIAVLEELKKLPPLPTVERVKPRIKKKTKCIVRLQSSPEYGQGMNPISRLAQIQQAKKEKEPEYLLLTERGLPRRREFVMQVKVGNHTAEGSGTNKKVAKRNAAENMLEILGFKVPQAQPTKPALKSEEKTPIKKPGDGRKVTFFEPGSGDENGTSHKEDEFRMPYLSHQQLPAGILPMVPEVAQAVGVSQGHHTREFSRVAPNPAKATVTAMIARELLYGGTSPTAETVLKNNISSGHAPHGPLTRPSEQLDYLSRVQGFQVEYKDFPKNNKNEFVSLINCSSQPPLISHGIGKDVESCHDMAALNILKLLSELDQQNTEMPRTGNGPMSVCGRC
- the STAU1 gene encoding double-stranded RNA-binding protein Staufen homolog 1 isoform X1, which translates into the protein MKLGKKPMYKPVDPYSRMQSTYNYNMRGGAYPPRYFYPFPVPPLLYQVELSVGGQQFNGKGKTRQAAKHDAAAKALRTLQNEPPPERLEVNGRESEEENLNKSEISQVFEIALKRNLPVNFEVARESGPPHMKSFVTRVSVGEFVGEGEGKSKKISKKNAAIAVLEELKKLPPLPTVERVKPRIKKKTKCIVRLQSSPEYGQGMNPISRLAQIQQAKKEKEPEYLLLTERGLPRRREFVMQVKVGNHTAEGSGTNKKVAKRNAAENMLEILGFKVPQAQPTKPALKSEEKTPIKKPGDGRKVTFFEPGSGDENGTSHKEDEFRMPYLSHQQLPAGILPMVPEVAQAVGVSQGHHTREFSRVAPNPAKATVTAMIARELLYGGTSPTAETVLKNNISSGHAPHGPLTRPSEQLDYLSRVQGFQVEYKDFPKNNKNEFVSLINCSSQPPLISHGIGKDVESCHDMAALNILKLLSELDQQNTEMPRTGNGPMSVCGRC